From Methanobacterium congolense, one genomic window encodes:
- a CDS encoding AbrB/MazE/SpoVT family DNA-binding domain-containing protein: MPTITKDYKVKIPKKVRKDLNIQQGDEVVFVKNKDKNWVLMTLEGLTDKIVERSSDIEETITESREGFRKGSLKNLKSLDNR; the protein is encoded by the coding sequence ATGCCAACAATCACAAAAGATTACAAGGTAAAAATTCCCAAAAAGGTCAGAAAAGACCTCAACATCCAACAGGGAGATGAAGTTGTCTTCGTTAAAAATAAAGATAAAAATTGGGTTCTCATGACATTGGAGGGATTAACAGACAAAATTGTGGAAAGATCTTCAGACATTGAGGAAACCATAACAGAATCAAGGGAAGGATTCAGAAAGGGAAGTTTAAAGAATCTAAAATCTCTTGATAACAGGTAA
- a CDS encoding HEPN domain-containing protein: MKFQFEKCKERGKIVKMGKDPELVRKELKESSHDLDSAQKSLSKEDYKWTIVQCYYSMFHAFRALLFSRGYREKSHIYLKFAIETLFVDEGILNRDLLDNFDFAMRSRERADYSYTYNLNLAEDLLDSSRELLDEVENLVSQ, from the coding sequence ATGAAATTTCAGTTTGAAAAATGTAAAGAAAGGGGTAAAATAGTTAAAATGGGTAAAGATCCGGAACTTGTGAGAAAAGAATTGAAAGAATCATCTCACGATTTGGATTCTGCTCAAAAATCATTATCCAAAGAAGATTACAAGTGGACCATAGTTCAATGTTACTACTCAATGTTCCATGCTTTCAGAGCACTGCTTTTTAGCAGAGGATACCGTGAAAAGAGTCATATCTACTTAAAATTCGCTATTGAAACTCTATTTGTTGATGAGGGAATACTTAACAGGGACCTACTTGATAATTTTGATTTTGCAATGAGAAGTAGGGAAAGGGCAGATTACAGTTACACTTACAACTTAAATTTAGCAGAAGACCTTTTAGATTCATCAAGAGAATTGTTGGATGAAGTTGAAAATCTGGTGAGCCAATGA
- a CDS encoding nucleotidyltransferase domain-containing protein, with translation MFGKMNIPSRHAMRILCFLGRNYMEKYHTREIVRQLNLSLGTASKNLRILEEEELIIKENLGRLTIYQANMENPLLKELKIVFTLMEIDGLIKELKEFSSKIILFGSCATGEDRQESDIDLVVLTGDIRHANKLVEKHQMDISRKISPIIMEEVEFRHLKKEDKPFYSRVMKGRTLYEISV, from the coding sequence ATGTTCGGAAAAATGAACATTCCTTCCAGGCATGCCATGAGGATCCTCTGCTTTCTGGGTAGGAATTATATGGAAAAGTACCACACAAGGGAGATAGTAAGGCAATTGAACCTGTCCCTTGGAACAGCCAGCAAGAATCTGAGAATTCTTGAAGAAGAAGAGCTTATCATAAAGGAAAATCTTGGAAGATTAACCATTTATCAGGCCAATATGGAAAATCCCCTGCTTAAGGAGCTTAAAATTGTATTCACACTTATGGAAATAGATGGCCTCATAAAAGAACTCAAAGAGTTTTCATCCAAAATAATCCTTTTTGGGAGTTGTGCAACAGGTGAAGACAGGCAGGAGAGTGACATCGATCTTGTGGTCCTGACTGGAGATATCAGGCACGCAAACAAACTAGTTGAGAAACATCAAATGGATATTTCAAGAAAAATTTCACCGATTATTATGGAGGAGGTTGAATTCCGACATTTAAAAAAGGAAGACAAACCATTCTATTCCAGAGTAATGAAAGGAAGGACTTTATATGAAATTTCAGTTTGA
- the cas4 gene encoding CRISPR-associated protein Cas4 encodes MLPNSEKHLQVRGTEINYYFICRTKLWLFSHNIQMEQESESVSMGKQLHKKSYGREKKDFTIDNLISVDFIRRGEALELHEVKKSSKMEDAHRYQLLYYMYYLKKEKGIQNIVGFIDYPKLRKKEKVELTESGEKYLEGIIEGIGQIIHGTIPKPEKKKICRKCAYYEFCWV; translated from the coding sequence ATGCTCCCAAACTCAGAAAAACACCTCCAAGTCAGAGGTACTGAAATAAACTACTACTTCATCTGCAGGACCAAGCTCTGGCTGTTTTCCCACAACATCCAGATGGAGCAGGAATCTGAATCAGTTTCAATGGGTAAACAGCTCCACAAGAAGAGCTATGGCCGTGAGAAGAAGGACTTCACCATTGACAACCTCATAAGCGTGGACTTCATAAGGAGGGGTGAAGCCTTGGAGCTCCATGAGGTTAAAAAAAGCAGTAAAATGGAGGACGCCCACCGCTACCAGCTCCTTTACTACATGTACTACCTGAAGAAGGAGAAGGGAATCCAGAATATTGTAGGATTCATAGACTATCCAAAGCTGAGGAAAAAAGAGAAGGTTGAGCTCACAGAATCTGGAGAAAAATATTTAGAGGGTATCATTGAAGGTATTGGTCAAATAATTCATGGAACCATTCCAAAACCTGAAAAAAAGAAAATATGCCGTAAATGTGCCTACTACGAGTTCTGTTGGGTTTGA
- the cas1b gene encoding type I-B CRISPR-associated endonuclease Cas1b: protein MKKNYYLMSDGLLKRKENTLYFVNKDGKKPIPINKIYSIYAYGSLTFSSQSVHLLAKEGIPIHFFNYYGFYDGSFYPRETLLSGDLLVKQAEHYLNPGKRLWIAKKFIEGAAGNMEKVLGYYHVENGIGETVKDLTFSSNVTEAMNVEARMRSEYYSKMDEILPDGFKMEGRSRRPPENMVNALISFGNSMVYSTVISEIYNTQLNPTISYLHEPFERRYSLALDLSEMFKPILVDRLIFYMVNKKMLTEDDFEQKVDYCMLNDSGRKKFIKEYDERLKKTIKHRELNRKVSYRRLIRLEAYKLIKHILGTQEYKPFVMWW from the coding sequence ATGAAAAAGAACTACTACCTTATGTCGGATGGATTACTTAAAAGAAAGGAAAACACACTGTATTTTGTCAACAAAGATGGTAAAAAGCCCATACCCATAAACAAGATCTATTCAATATACGCCTACGGATCCCTGACCTTTTCATCCCAGTCTGTGCACCTCCTGGCAAAGGAAGGCATCCCAATACACTTCTTCAACTACTACGGATTCTACGACGGCAGTTTCTACCCCCGGGAAACCCTGCTTTCAGGGGATCTTCTGGTGAAACAGGCAGAACACTACCTCAACCCTGGAAAAAGGCTCTGGATAGCTAAAAAGTTCATTGAGGGTGCCGCAGGTAACATGGAAAAGGTTCTGGGCTATTACCACGTTGAAAATGGCATTGGAGAAACAGTGAAGGATCTAACCTTTTCATCCAACGTGACCGAGGCAATGAACGTTGAGGCACGTATGCGTTCCGAGTACTACTCAAAAATGGATGAAATATTGCCTGATGGATTTAAAATGGAGGGTAGGAGCAGGAGGCCTCCAGAGAACATGGTGAACGCCCTCATAAGTTTTGGAAACTCAATGGTCTATTCAACCGTTATCTCGGAGATATACAACACTCAGCTCAACCCCACAATCTCTTACCTCCACGAACCCTTTGAGCGGCGCTACTCCCTAGCACTGGATCTGAGCGAGATGTTCAAGCCGATACTGGTTGACAGGCTCATATTTTATATGGTAAACAAGAAAATGCTGACCGAGGACGACTTCGAACAGAAGGTGGACTACTGTATGCTCAACGACAGCGGGCGGAAGAAGTTCATCAAGGAGTACGATGAGAGACTTAAAAAGACCATAAAGCACAGGGAACTCAACCGTAAGGTTTCTTACAGGCGTTTGATCCGGCTTGAAGCTTACAAGTTAATCAAGCACATTCTGGGCACACAGGAGTACAAACCATTTGTTATGTGGTGGTGA
- a CDS encoding MFS transporter — MILILGIAGFISAADNWIVSPVLPAIATGFGVSVAVAGIIFTSYMIPYGFMQPVYGFISDKHGKIRVLQLIVLGLALGTFACALSSSLWVLCICRAFTGFFAAGIVALSLAWIGDNVPESQRQTCVGKFMGIVFLGQGMSVGIGGFIANYASWRVAFILFGLAAITSELFLQKIPENFTPTKHQRNFFKEVKDVCLTSKGKIIFPLAFLTGFLLIGLYSYLGAFLHEISGLNYLEIGLVLMFYGFACLIAGTYVGKMGNKFGQQKTVLTGACFALFTPFLLFFFPFWQVILLATVSLGFAYILMQSPLATIAFDVAPETKGLPSALIGLGLFGGGGLGSAFYGYLLQLLGYGAIWFAAALGSLILIFIVTRVDLDFGHQFKHPRSLKE; from the coding sequence TTGATTTTAATTTTAGGCATCGCAGGCTTTATATCTGCAGCAGATAACTGGATCGTGTCACCGGTTTTACCTGCAATTGCAACGGGTTTCGGTGTATCAGTTGCTGTTGCAGGCATCATATTCACATCTTACATGATACCCTACGGTTTCATGCAGCCTGTTTATGGTTTTATCAGCGATAAACATGGTAAAATTAGGGTACTGCAGTTGATAGTTTTGGGTCTTGCTTTAGGAACATTTGCATGTGCACTTTCAAGTTCTTTATGGGTGTTGTGTATCTGTAGAGCATTTACCGGCTTTTTTGCTGCAGGAATTGTTGCCCTGTCCCTGGCATGGATTGGAGATAATGTACCAGAATCCCAACGCCAAACATGTGTTGGAAAATTTATGGGAATAGTCTTTCTTGGCCAGGGCATGAGCGTTGGTATTGGAGGATTCATTGCTAACTACGCAAGCTGGAGGGTTGCATTTATTTTATTTGGACTGGCAGCAATCACATCAGAATTATTCTTACAGAAGATACCTGAAAACTTCACACCTACAAAACATCAACGTAACTTCTTTAAAGAAGTCAAAGATGTATGTTTAACGTCTAAAGGCAAAATCATCTTTCCTTTAGCATTTTTAACAGGTTTTCTACTGATTGGTTTGTACAGTTACCTTGGGGCATTTTTACATGAGATTTCAGGTTTAAACTACTTGGAAATTGGTTTAGTTTTAATGTTCTATGGTTTCGCCTGCCTGATTGCAGGTACCTACGTTGGAAAAATGGGAAACAAGTTTGGGCAACAGAAAACTGTTCTGACAGGGGCATGTTTTGCTTTATTCACACCCTTCTTGTTATTTTTCTTCCCATTCTGGCAGGTAATCTTATTAGCTACGGTAAGCTTGGGATTTGCGTACATACTCATGCAATCCCCTTTAGCAACCATAGCATTTGATGTTGCTCCAGAAACTAAAGGACTTCCATCTGCATTAATTGGATTAGGCTTATTTGGAGGTGGAGGTTTGGGTTCTGCTTTCTATGGTTACCTGCTACAGTTGTTGGGATATGGGGCAATCTGGTTTGCAGCTGCTCTGGGAAGTCTGATCCTAATTTTCATAGTAACCAGAGTAGACCTGGACTTTGGGCATCAATTTAAACATCCAAGATCATTGAAGGAATAA
- the cas2 gene encoding CRISPR-associated endonuclease Cas2 — protein MYVIIVYDINVDRVNKVKSFLRTHLHWIQNSVFEGEVTRSEFEEIKDGLKGIINKDEDSVILYTMRSEKALKRKVLGVEKAPIGGIL, from the coding sequence ATGTACGTTATAATTGTCTATGACATCAACGTTGACAGGGTTAACAAGGTCAAATCTTTCCTCAGAACTCATCTGCACTGGATTCAGAACTCAGTATTTGAGGGAGAGGTTACAAGAAGTGAGTTTGAAGAGATAAAGGATGGTCTGAAAGGTATTATAAACAAAGATGAGGATTCTGTGATACTTTATACTATGAGGAGCGAGAAAGCACTTAAAAGGAAGGTTCTTGGGGTTGAAAAGGCACCTATCGGTGGAATTCTTTGA